In Deinococcus puniceus, one genomic interval encodes:
- a CDS encoding sugar ABC transporter substrate-binding protein produces the protein MKKALTLLSLALLGSALTSQAGAATLTVWTHFGGPELAWLKSQAADFTKKTGTQVSLVSVPFDNIPDKFIQSAPKGQGPDVVVTLPQDRLGQLAAAGVVEPMDKYVTSRTDFDKTALTAMTYKGKLFGLPMFAESVALVYNKKLIPNAPTTWSAFLAAAQKNTGNGKFGFLADLSNAYMNYGVVSAYGGYVFKNTSGTLNPKDIGLANAGAEKASAFLNDLRYKYNLVPEGVDGGAAKSAFVDGRLAMLLTGPWDIGDIKKAGIDYGIAAFPTPPGATGKWSPFVGVQGTMINAYGKQKAASAQFAKQISSSTAQVSFNQAGGRIPVSLSARTKLKADPVVAGFGKTISMGTPMPNIVEMGSVWGPWSAAIAQSVQKPNQNYSQILDKAVAEINSNIK, from the coding sequence ATGAAGAAAGCTTTGACCCTGTTGTCTCTGGCCCTGTTGGGCAGCGCCCTTACCTCTCAGGCAGGCGCGGCCACCCTTACCGTCTGGACTCACTTTGGCGGCCCCGAACTGGCATGGCTCAAGTCTCAGGCCGCCGACTTCACCAAGAAGACGGGCACCCAAGTGTCGCTGGTCAGCGTGCCCTTCGACAACATCCCCGACAAGTTCATTCAGAGTGCGCCCAAGGGCCAAGGCCCCGACGTGGTCGTCACGCTGCCCCAAGACCGCTTGGGCCAGTTGGCCGCTGCCGGAGTCGTGGAGCCGATGGACAAGTACGTGACCAGCCGCACCGACTTCGACAAAACCGCACTGACCGCCATGACCTACAAGGGCAAACTGTTCGGTCTGCCCATGTTCGCTGAAAGCGTGGCGCTGGTGTACAACAAGAAGCTCATCCCCAACGCGCCCACCACTTGGAGCGCCTTCTTGGCCGCCGCCCAGAAGAACACGGGCAACGGCAAGTTCGGCTTCCTCGCCGACCTCAGCAACGCCTACATGAACTACGGCGTGGTTAGCGCTTACGGCGGCTACGTGTTCAAGAACACCAGCGGCACCCTGAACCCCAAAGACATCGGCTTGGCCAACGCCGGAGCCGAAAAAGCCAGCGCGTTCCTGAACGACCTGCGCTACAAGTACAACCTCGTGCCCGAAGGTGTAGACGGCGGCGCGGCCAAGAGTGCCTTCGTGGACGGACGCCTCGCCATGCTGCTCACCGGGCCTTGGGACATCGGCGACATCAAGAAAGCAGGCATCGACTACGGCATCGCCGCTTTCCCCACCCCTCCCGGCGCAACCGGCAAGTGGAGCCCCTTCGTGGGCGTGCAGGGCACCATGATCAACGCCTACGGCAAGCAAAAGGCCGCTTCGGCGCAGTTTGCCAAGCAGATTTCTTCCAGCACCGCGCAGGTCAGCTTTAATCAGGCCGGGGGCCGTATTCCCGTCAGCCTCAGCGCCCGCACCAAACTGAAGGCTGACCCCGTGGTGGCCGGCTTCGGCAAGACCATCAGCATGGGTACGCCTATGCCCAACATCGTGGAGATGGGCAGCGTGTGGGGGCCTTGGAGCGCCGCGATTGCCCAGAGCGTGCAGAAGCCCAACCAGAACTACTCCCAGATTCTGGACAAGGCCGTCGCTGAAATTAACAGCAACATCAAGTAA
- a CDS encoding class I SAM-dependent methyltransferase, with protein sequence MTEYRDTAYAAAYLAMQDAIPQRDVGERLLLDFLPAHTRRVLDVGCGDGRLLALAQTRFPGAGGVLLDHSAAMLDAARERTWAAPVDYVAHDLSQPLPPLGTFDAIISGFAIHHLPDARKRELYAELRGLLNPGGLLLNLEHVASVDDREHARFLDLMGGKEDPSNQLAPAWDQVAWLRESGFARADVVWKWLELALIVGWTD encoded by the coding sequence ATGACCGAATACCGTGATACCGCCTATGCCGCCGCTTACCTCGCCATGCAGGACGCTATTCCTCAACGCGACGTGGGCGAGCGGTTGCTGCTGGATTTCCTGCCTGCCCACACGCGCCGGGTGCTGGATGTCGGCTGCGGCGATGGCCGATTGCTGGCGCTGGCCCAGACCCGTTTTCCGGGGGCAGGGGGTGTGCTGCTCGATCATTCTGCGGCCATGTTGGACGCCGCCCGTGAACGCACTTGGGCGGCTCCGGTAGATTACGTGGCCCACGATCTCAGCCAACCCCTGCCCCCGCTAGGCACGTTCGACGCCATCATCAGCGGCTTTGCCATCCATCATTTGCCTGATGCCAGAAAGCGCGAGCTGTACGCCGAATTGCGCGGCCTGCTGAATCCCGGCGGCCTCCTGCTGAACTTGGAACATGTCGCCAGCGTGGATGACCGCGAACATGCCCGCTTTTTAGACCTCATGGGCGGCAAAGAAGACCCCAGCAATCAGCTTGCGCCCGCGTGGGATCAGGTGGCGTGGCTGCGTGAATCTGGCTTTGCACGCGCTGACGTAGTTTGGAAGTGGCTGGAACTGGCGCTGATCGTGGGCTGGACGGATTGA
- a CDS encoding acyl-CoA dehydrogenase family protein, giving the protein MTSPAKDATASNPMAPNPMDLLAQIDLQALGKLSGRVDLPALLNAASRMSDGQLKQLTRMLAGDGGKKAALPTADGDFYGLMETLSDDEREVAAQTKEFMHTHVAPIMNEYWSRDEFPKHLIPELRKLDLLRKIWNEDGTRKPNATIIEGLVTLEACKVDVSTAVFFGVHAGLAFASIALGGSAEQKAEWLPKMMDFEAIGAFGLTEPEGGSQVSQGMRTTCKRDGDGWILNGEKKWIGNSTFSDLTVIWARDVDTQEVRGFIVRAGTPGYAVKKIEGKIALRIVENGHITLGNCRIEERDRLQAVQGWRTTADVLKLTRAGVAWQGVGCAMGAYELALTYSQTRKQFGKRIGEFQLIQNHLVHMLGNVTSMFTLCLRLSYMADRGEMNDEHAALAKVFTAARCRETVAFARETFGGNGILLEHGVAKHFADTEAIYSYEGTNEINTLVVGRAITGLSAFV; this is encoded by the coding sequence ATGACCTCTCCTGCCAAGGACGCGACGGCTTCCAATCCGATGGCCCCTAATCCGATGGATCTGCTGGCCCAGATCGATCTTCAGGCGCTGGGAAAACTCAGCGGGCGCGTAGACTTGCCCGCCCTGCTGAACGCCGCCTCCCGCATGAGCGACGGCCAACTCAAGCAACTGACGCGCATGTTGGCCGGAGACGGCGGCAAAAAGGCGGCCCTGCCCACTGCCGACGGCGATTTTTACGGCCTGATGGAGACCTTGAGCGACGATGAGCGCGAAGTGGCCGCCCAGACCAAAGAGTTTATGCACACGCACGTCGCGCCGATCATGAACGAGTACTGGAGCCGCGACGAGTTCCCCAAACACCTGATTCCTGAACTGCGGAAACTGGACTTGCTGCGTAAAATCTGGAACGAGGACGGCACGCGCAAGCCCAACGCCACCATCATCGAAGGTCTGGTGACGCTGGAGGCCTGCAAGGTGGACGTGAGTACGGCGGTGTTTTTCGGCGTGCATGCGGGCCTCGCCTTCGCCTCTATTGCCTTGGGCGGCAGCGCCGAACAAAAAGCCGAGTGGCTGCCCAAGATGATGGATTTCGAAGCCATCGGCGCATTCGGCCTGACCGAACCCGAAGGCGGATCGCAGGTGAGTCAGGGCATGCGTACCACCTGCAAACGCGACGGCGACGGCTGGATTCTGAACGGCGAGAAAAAATGGATCGGTAACTCTACGTTCAGTGACCTAACTGTGATCTGGGCACGCGACGTGGACACGCAGGAAGTGCGCGGCTTTATCGTGCGGGCCGGAACCCCCGGCTACGCGGTGAAGAAAATCGAAGGCAAGATCGCCCTGCGGATCGTGGAAAACGGGCACATTACGCTGGGAAACTGCCGGATCGAGGAACGTGACCGCCTGCAAGCCGTGCAGGGCTGGCGCACCACCGCCGACGTGCTGAAGCTGACCCGTGCGGGCGTGGCGTGGCAGGGCGTGGGCTGCGCGATGGGAGCCTACGAATTGGCCCTCACCTACAGCCAAACCCGCAAACAGTTCGGCAAGCGCATCGGTGAATTTCAACTGATTCAGAATCACCTCGTGCATATGTTGGGCAACGTGACCTCCATGTTTACCTTGTGCCTGCGCCTGTCCTACATGGCAGACCGGGGCGAGATGAACGACGAACACGCCGCACTCGCCAAGGTGTTTACCGCCGCCCGCTGCCGCGAAACGGTGGCCTTTGCCCGCGAAACCTTTGGCGGCAACGGTATTCTGTTGGAACACGGCGTCGCCAAGCACTTTGCCGACACCGAAGCGATTTACAGCTATGAAGGCACCAACGAGATCAATACGTTGGTGGTGGGGCGGGCGATTACAGGCCTCAGCGCCTTTGTTTGA
- a CDS encoding ABC transporter permease subunit, whose protein sequence is MTTSLPLPAKRTNVPPEGTRGVLIAILVLTVLLGGAALIGWLLASATARALPDAPPYMILVYTLGALLVLMPITGRLVPWIANWFYLFPALVFLIAFTVLPIILTVNYAFTNYSGQNSGNPDSGVRTAATLSADRRVVTLSETPEADSVQAYLRCRTATCVGDTLVLLDEDASSPVRARIASVQGNNVTLTAPVAAGFALADVTRINRIERVGLANFQEIFSKASSALWPVFLWTVIFAFSTVVINGLAGLILGILLYNKRLKGRNIYRTLLFLPWAIPAVISVQMWVALYNQQFGIVNKALGLLGFAAVPWLNDPLWAKVSILLVNLWLGFPYMMTATISALATINEDLYEAASIDGASRWQQIQSITLPLLRTAFTPILLSGFAFNFNNFGIIYLLTAGGPAQEGRESTAQSTDILLSWGYNTAFASAGGQNYSLASAIALIIFFLTLAISLVNFKAAGVFEEARK, encoded by the coding sequence ATGACCACGTCCCTGCCTCTTCCTGCCAAGCGCACCAACGTTCCCCCGGAAGGAACCCGCGGCGTTCTGATCGCCATTCTGGTGCTGACCGTGTTGCTGGGCGGCGCGGCCCTGATCGGCTGGCTGCTGGCGAGTGCGACGGCCCGCGCCCTACCCGACGCCCCCCCGTACATGATTCTGGTGTACACGCTGGGCGCGCTGCTGGTGCTGATGCCCATTACCGGGCGGCTGGTGCCGTGGATCGCCAACTGGTTCTACCTGTTCCCCGCGCTGGTGTTCCTGATCGCGTTCACAGTGCTGCCCATCATCCTGACCGTGAATTACGCCTTCACCAATTACAGCGGCCAGAACAGCGGCAACCCGGATTCGGGCGTCAGAACGGCGGCTACCCTGAGCGCAGACCGCCGCGTGGTGACCCTGAGCGAAACGCCGGAAGCCGATTCGGTGCAGGCCTACCTGCGCTGCCGGACGGCCACCTGTGTGGGCGATACGCTGGTGCTGCTGGACGAAGACGCTTCGTCGCCCGTTCGCGCCCGCATTGCCAGCGTTCAGGGCAACAACGTGACGCTGACCGCCCCCGTCGCCGCCGGATTCGCGCTGGCCGACGTGACCCGCATCAACCGCATCGAGCGCGTGGGCCTCGCCAACTTTCAAGAGATTTTCTCCAAGGCCAGCAGCGCACTCTGGCCCGTGTTCCTGTGGACGGTCATTTTTGCGTTCTCTACGGTGGTCATCAACGGTCTGGCGGGCCTGATTCTGGGCATCCTGCTGTACAACAAGCGCCTGAAAGGCCGTAACATCTACCGCACCCTGCTGTTCTTGCCTTGGGCCATTCCCGCTGTCATCAGCGTGCAGATGTGGGTGGCGCTGTACAACCAGCAATTCGGCATCGTGAACAAGGCGCTGGGCCTGCTGGGCTTTGCCGCCGTGCCGTGGCTGAACGACCCCTTGTGGGCCAAAGTCTCTATTTTGCTGGTGAACCTGTGGTTGGGCTTTCCGTACATGATGACCGCCACCATCAGCGCGCTCGCCACCATCAACGAAGATTTGTACGAAGCCGCCTCCATCGACGGGGCGAGCCGCTGGCAGCAAATCCAGTCCATCACGCTGCCCCTGCTGCGTACCGCCTTCACGCCCATTTTGCTGTCGGGCTTCGCCTTCAACTTCAACAACTTTGGCATCATCTATCTGCTCACGGCGGGCGGCCCGGCGCAGGAAGGCCGCGAAAGTACCGCGCAGAGTACCGACATTTTGCTGTCGTGGGGCTACAACACCGCGTTCGCCAGTGCCGGGGGCCAGAACTACTCCTTGGCGAGTGCCATTGCCCTGATCATCTTTTTCCTGACGCTCGCCATCAGCCTCGTCAACTTTAAGGCCGCTGGCGTGTTCGAGGAGGCCCGCAAATGA
- a CDS encoding aminotransferase-like domain-containing protein, whose product MTLIPELLPTLPGEVLHARVARTLRDAVQRGVLVQGARLPGHRTLAAQLGVSRNTLVDALAQLQAEGYVSAGERSGTRVAVPPAAAVAPAVQPPLPLSAWATRALAGRITDAGGVYAVDFRVGQPVPDLYPAGAWALALARRAGQASSGQLGLPPDSPTEPGLNELGPLETRRALAAYLNAERGARVTPDMLMLTGGTQWALDALARVFLEEGRVAATEDPTYPGARAALAATGATLLPVPVDEYGIDPAALPAHATLLYVTPGCQYPTTAALPAARSGAVIAWARACGAFILEDDYAADLHHTARPPAVMQGLAPDRVLLLGSFSKSLAPVTRSGYLVAPPDVVRVLAGTRPLTDRAPGVLDALALADILSSGAYARHLRRARQNIRHRHDTLLEALAAHLPGWNPTPARAGLHVHVTLPPHLTEADAVALARRADVALTPAAPLAVLPRPPAVLLGYAHLSPEAIRDGVRRMGESRT is encoded by the coding sequence TTGACCCTCATCCCCGAGTTGCTGCCCACCCTGCCCGGTGAAGTGCTGCACGCCCGCGTGGCCCGCACCCTGCGCGACGCCGTGCAGCGCGGTGTGTTGGTGCAGGGCGCACGCCTGCCCGGACACCGCACGTTGGCCGCGCAGTTGGGCGTGTCTCGCAATACGCTGGTAGACGCCTTGGCACAACTTCAAGCCGAAGGGTACGTGAGCGCAGGCGAACGGTCTGGAACCCGTGTGGCGGTGCCGCCTGCTGCGGCTGTGGCTCCTGCCGTTCAGCCCCCGTTACCGCTGAGCGCGTGGGCCACCCGCGCCCTCGCAGGCCGAATCACCGACGCGGGCGGCGTGTACGCCGTAGATTTCCGGGTGGGCCAACCCGTGCCCGACTTGTATCCGGCGGGCGCGTGGGCTTTGGCCTTGGCACGGCGGGCAGGGCAGGCCAGTTCGGGTCAGTTGGGCCTGCCGCCAGATTCACCGACTGAGCCGGGCCTGAATGAACTCGGCCCACTGGAAACCCGCCGTGCGCTGGCCGCCTACCTGAATGCCGAACGCGGCGCACGGGTCACGCCCGACATGCTGATGTTGACGGGCGGGACGCAATGGGCACTAGACGCCCTCGCCCGTGTGTTTTTGGAAGAGGGCCGGGTGGCCGCCACCGAAGACCCCACCTATCCGGGAGCGCGGGCTGCACTGGCCGCCACCGGAGCCACACTGCTGCCCGTGCCCGTAGACGAATACGGCATAGACCCTGCCGCGTTGCCCGCGCACGCCACGCTGCTCTATGTCACCCCCGGTTGCCAGTACCCCACCACTGCTGCCCTGCCCGCCGCCCGCAGTGGGGCCGTGATCGCGTGGGCGCGGGCCTGCGGAGCGTTCATTCTGGAAGACGACTACGCCGCCGACCTGCACCACACGGCGCGGCCCCCAGCCGTGATGCAGGGCCTCGCGCCAGACCGGGTGTTGCTGCTGGGGAGCTTCAGCAAAAGCCTAGCCCCCGTGACCCGCAGCGGCTACTTGGTGGCCCCGCCCGACGTAGTGCGTGTGCTGGCCGGAACCCGCCCCCTCACAGACCGCGCTCCCGGTGTGCTGGACGCCCTCGCGCTGGCCGACATCCTGTCTTCTGGAGCCTACGCCCGCCACCTGCGCCGCGCCCGCCAGAACATTCGTCACCGCCACGACACGTTGCTGGAAGCGTTGGCGGCCCATCTTCCCGGTTGGAACCCCACCCCCGCCCGCGCTGGCCTGCATGTGCATGTGACCCTGCCGCCCCACCTGACCGAAGCCGACGCAGTGGCCCTCGCCCGCCGCGCCGATGTGGCTCTCACGCCCGCCGCCCCATTGGCCGTCTTGCCCCGCCCACCCGCCGTACTGCTGGGGTACGCGCATTTGTCGCCGGAAGCGATTCGGGATGGAGTGCGCAGAATGGGGGAGAGTAGAACGTAA
- a CDS encoding 3-isopropylmalate dehydratase small subunit, protein MPKVHVFGRDHINTDEIIPARHLTTDVEAELAPYAMEDYDKTFAARVQPGDIIVAGADFGCGSSREHAVWALRGAGIGAVIAPNFARIYYRNSINNGFLALECAGIVEAFQDGDEADLDLIGGTIANLRTGQKLTFVPVAQFALDVQKAGGWLEYMRDHDQAALEAGTLNAASTEAGHGHPGHEADQDAKQEAHRA, encoded by the coding sequence ATGCCCAAAGTTCATGTCTTCGGACGCGACCACATCAACACCGACGAGATTATTCCGGCCCGCCACCTGACCACCGACGTGGAGGCGGAACTGGCCCCCTACGCGATGGAGGATTACGACAAGACCTTCGCGGCGCGGGTGCAACCGGGCGACATCATCGTGGCGGGCGCGGACTTTGGCTGCGGTTCCAGCCGGGAACACGCGGTCTGGGCCTTGCGCGGCGCGGGCATCGGCGCGGTTATCGCCCCAAATTTTGCGCGGATTTATTACCGCAACTCTATCAACAACGGGTTTCTGGCGCTGGAATGTGCCGGAATCGTGGAAGCCTTTCAGGACGGCGACGAGGCCGATCTGGATTTGATCGGCGGCACGATTGCCAACCTCCGCACGGGTCAGAAGCTGACCTTCGTGCCGGTAGCCCAGTTTGCGCTGGACGTGCAAAAAGCGGGCGGCTGGCTGGAATACATGCGCGACCACGATCAGGCGGCGCTGGAAGCCGGAACGTTGAACGCGGCCAGCACCGAAGCGGGACACGGCCACCCCGGCCACGAGGCTGACCAAGACGCCAAACAGGAGGCCCACCGTGCCTAA
- the leuB gene encoding 3-isopropylmalate dehydrogenase, producing the protein MPKIVILPGDGIGPEVTAAAVEVLREVAPDVTFEEHAIGGGAYDQYGDPLPPITRDALADADAVLLGTVGGAHNSPWNLLPRPLRPESGLLALRKLLGCYANLRPVRVQPGLEHLSPLKPELARGVDILIVRELLGGVYFDQDRKIEGDTAYNTMRYTTAEVERVAKVAFWAAEQRRGRVTSVDKANVLEVSELWRRDVTALRDRDYRNIHLNHEYVDSVAMLIVSDPSRYDVIVTENLFGDILSDLAAVIPGSLGLMPSASLGDGAGLFEPIHGSAPDIAGKGIANPAAAIMSAGMLLRHGLKRSDAANQIDRAVALALREHPTPDLGGKADTKTFTRAVLNAMGSPSVG; encoded by the coding sequence GTGCCTAAAATCGTGATCTTGCCCGGAGACGGGATTGGCCCCGAAGTCACCGCCGCCGCCGTAGAAGTGCTGCGTGAAGTGGCCCCAGACGTGACTTTTGAAGAACACGCCATCGGGGGCGGAGCCTACGACCAGTACGGCGACCCGCTGCCCCCCATCACCCGTGACGCGCTGGCCGATGCCGACGCGGTGCTGCTGGGTACGGTGGGCGGCGCACACAACAGCCCGTGGAACCTGCTGCCCCGCCCCCTGCGCCCCGAAAGTGGCCTGCTGGCGCTGCGGAAACTGCTGGGCTGCTACGCCAACTTGCGGCCCGTCCGCGTGCAGCCGGGGCTGGAGCATCTCAGTCCCCTCAAGCCCGAATTGGCGCGGGGCGTAGACATCCTGATCGTGCGCGAACTGTTGGGCGGCGTGTACTTCGACCAAGACCGCAAGATCGAGGGCGACACCGCCTACAACACCATGCGCTACACCACCGCCGAAGTGGAGCGCGTGGCGAAAGTGGCGTTTTGGGCCGCCGAACAGCGCCGGGGCCGCGTGACCAGCGTGGACAAAGCCAATGTGCTGGAAGTCAGCGAACTGTGGCGGCGCGATGTGACCGCCCTGCGTGACCGCGACTACCGCAACATTCACCTGAACCACGAATACGTTGATAGCGTCGCCATGCTGATTGTGTCCGACCCCAGCCGCTACGACGTGATCGTGACCGAAAACCTGTTCGGCGACATCCTGTCTGACCTCGCCGCCGTGATTCCCGGTAGCCTCGGCCTGATGCCCAGCGCCAGCTTAGGCGACGGCGCGGGCCTGTTCGAGCCGATTCACGGCAGCGCCCCCGACATTGCTGGAAAGGGGATTGCCAACCCCGCCGCCGCCATCATGAGCGCCGGAATGCTGCTGCGGCACGGCCTCAAGCGCAGCGACGCCGCCAACCAGATAGACCGCGCTGTGGCGTTGGCCCTGCGCGAGCATCCCACGCCCGATCTGGGCGGCAAGGCCGATACCAAAACTTTTACCCGCGCCGTGCTGAACGCGATGGGCAGCCCCAGCGTCGGTTAA
- a CDS encoding TetR/AcrR family transcriptional regulator, with product MVSETPRPARARSPEEKSQRRDDILRAAERLWTNTPYADLSMNQVAREAKLAKGTLYLYFDTKEELFLALLTEHLQQWLGHLTGMLAERQPKTPGDVADVIIDSSKGYEALRRLLILLGTVLERNVRPELTLNFKRDVRRMLQEVIAQMPFEADLTLKIIVHVYALAVGWQQITEETPSSETLRRYPEMSFLTLDFDTEFPISVRATIDRLTAKA from the coding sequence GTGGTCAGCGAAACTCCCCGTCCCGCCCGTGCGCGTAGCCCTGAAGAGAAATCTCAGCGCCGCGACGATATCCTCCGTGCCGCCGAACGTCTCTGGACGAATACGCCTTACGCCGATCTGAGCATGAATCAGGTGGCACGTGAGGCCAAACTTGCCAAAGGCACCCTGTATCTGTACTTCGATACCAAAGAAGAATTGTTTCTGGCCCTGCTGACCGAGCATCTGCAGCAGTGGTTGGGCCACCTGACGGGCATGCTGGCCGAGCGTCAGCCCAAAACGCCGGGCGACGTGGCCGATGTCATCATCGATTCTTCTAAAGGCTACGAGGCCCTGCGCCGCCTGCTGATCTTGCTGGGCACGGTACTGGAGCGCAATGTGCGCCCCGAACTGACCCTGAACTTCAAGCGCGACGTGCGCCGGATGCTGCAAGAAGTCATCGCCCAGATGCCCTTCGAGGCTGACCTGACCCTCAAGATCATCGTGCATGTGTACGCCTTGGCGGTGGGCTGGCAGCAGATTACCGAAGAGACCCCGTCCTCGGAAACCCTGCGCCGCTACCCCGAAATGTCGTTCCTGACGCTGGATTTCGACACCGAGTTCCCCATTTCGGTACGCGCCACCATTGACCGTCTGACGGCCAAAGCGTAA
- a CDS encoding sugar ABC transporter permease codes for MTALPTPQNLPPGGYVHKEPGALRRAAPWLVAAAVVIGFIVLGYFLARNMAGRPKSFTIYFVERGWIRFLLFLLAASGLLALTSLIGQRIGMARTGRKISYAAVLGDQLTHLFLILVVLIAVYPLLYVLIAAFDPRNSLFAFPNFSDPNILYRSGLLPNLQVLSFENYAALFDGVTIPGWQLVLAGVVGAALTALLILAIMGRVGRESERLTQARAWAMRALIAALALLVIFMVPSQFTGQGNESKFLLSVRNTLLVSGVTGFLAIVLSTTAGYAMARLRFPGRFQMLLFFIFIQMFPVFLALVAVYTLMVILGLVNTFTGLILAYSGGAIAFNTWIFKGYVESLPESLEEAAMVDGATRWQTFLQVVLPLSGGILVFIFLNQFIGTYAEFILASILLTGVDQWTVGVMLRSFTTGQFSTKWGIFSAAATLGALPIIALFYGFQGYFVGGTVSGGVKE; via the coding sequence ATGACCGCCCTTCCGACTCCCCAGAATCTGCCGCCGGGTGGCTACGTCCACAAGGAACCGGGCGCACTGCGCCGCGCCGCGCCTTGGCTGGTGGCCGCCGCCGTCGTCATCGGCTTTATCGTGCTGGGCTACTTCTTGGCCCGCAACATGGCAGGCAGGCCCAAAAGCTTCACCATCTATTTTGTCGAACGGGGCTGGATTCGCTTCCTTCTGTTCCTGCTGGCCGCCAGCGGCCTGTTGGCGCTCACCAGCCTGATCGGGCAGCGCATCGGCATGGCCCGCACCGGGCGCAAAATCAGTTACGCCGCCGTGCTGGGCGATCAACTGACGCACTTGTTCCTGATTCTGGTGGTGCTGATCGCGGTCTATCCGCTGCTGTACGTGCTGATCGCGGCTTTCGATCCCCGCAACAGTCTGTTCGCCTTCCCCAATTTCTCTGACCCCAATATCCTGTACCGCTCTGGACTGCTGCCCAATTTGCAGGTGCTGAGTTTTGAAAACTACGCCGCCCTCTTCGACGGCGTGACCATTCCCGGCTGGCAACTGGTCTTGGCCGGAGTGGTCGGCGCGGCCCTGACGGCTCTCCTCATTCTCGCCATCATGGGCCGCGTGGGCCGCGAGAGCGAACGCCTGACGCAGGCGCGGGCGTGGGCCATGCGCGCCCTCATCGCCGCTCTGGCCCTGCTGGTCATCTTTATGGTGCCGTCGCAGTTCACGGGGCAGGGCAACGAGAGCAAATTCCTGCTGTCGGTACGCAATACGCTGCTGGTGTCGGGCGTCACGGGCTTCTTGGCAATTGTGCTGAGTACCACCGCAGGCTACGCGATGGCCCGCCTACGCTTTCCTGGCCGCTTTCAGATGCTGCTGTTCTTCATTTTCATTCAGATGTTCCCAGTGTTTTTGGCGTTGGTGGCCGTCTACACCCTGATGGTGATCCTGGGCCTCGTCAACACGTTCACGGGCCTGATTCTGGCTTACTCTGGCGGCGCAATCGCCTTCAACACGTGGATTTTCAAAGGCTACGTGGAAAGCCTGCCCGAATCGCTGGAAGAAGCCGCGATGGTGGACGGCGCGACCCGCTGGCAAACCTTCCTGCAAGTGGTCTTGCCCTTGTCGGGCGGCATTCTGGTCTTCATTTTCCTGAACCAATTCATCGGCACCTACGCCGAATTTATCCTCGCCAGCATCCTCCTGACGGGCGTGGATCAGTGGACGGTGGGCGTGATGCTCCGCAGCTTTACCACCGGGCAATTCAGTACCAAGTGGGGCATCTTTTCTGCCGCCGCCACCTTGGGCGCACTGCCTATTATCGCGCTGTTCTACGGCTTCCAAGGCTATTTCGTGGGCGGAACCGTCTCGGGCGGTGTGAAGGAATAA
- a CDS encoding TlpA family protein disulfide reductase produces the protein MSTQIKIKLPRVLGTVLDKVFSMSVPKAGSVRPPPTVLTLTKQTLLYFKAEACVGCDQLDMFVGRFAAAHQLDIRVIDARRGDLPEHGYGDQLILDADGRIRKGYGVYAFPTLIVTDPLGRIHAALVGGDIDEHTLGGRLKLA, from the coding sequence ATGTCCACTCAGATAAAAATTAAGCTGCCCCGCGTCTTGGGTACCGTACTGGACAAAGTGTTCAGCATGTCTGTCCCCAAAGCAGGCTCGGTCAGACCGCCACCGACAGTTCTGACTCTGACCAAGCAAACCCTGCTGTACTTCAAGGCGGAAGCGTGCGTCGGCTGCGATCAACTCGATATGTTCGTGGGGCGGTTCGCTGCGGCCCACCAACTCGATATTCGCGTCATCGATGCCCGCAGAGGTGACTTGCCCGAACACGGGTACGGCGATCAGTTGATCTTGGACGCTGATGGACGCATTCGCAAAGGCTACGGCGTCTATGCCTTTCCAACCCTGATCGTGACCGATCCACTGGGACGGATTCATGCCGCGCTGGTGGGCGGCGACATAGACGAACACACGCTTGGAGGGCGGCTGAAGCTGGCTTAG